From Vigna unguiculata cultivar IT97K-499-35 chromosome 5, ASM411807v1, whole genome shotgun sequence, the proteins below share one genomic window:
- the LOC114184825 gene encoding chaperone protein ClpB3, chloroplastic, producing MASTTSFSLSHIAAPFSCNTNRARFSHRRCPSFSKPIPLKPLRSLPVNKRHPFANGFWTIRRNSSPFTVRCEASSGRITQQEFTEMAWQAIVSSPEVAKENKHQIVESEHLMKALLEQKNGLARRIFSKVGVDNTRLLEATEKYIQRQPKVLGESSGSMLGRDLEALIQRARDHKKKFGDSFVSVEHLVLGFTQDQRFGKQLFRDFQISEPALKSAIESIRGPQSVIDQDPEGKYEALEKYGKDLTAMAKAGKLDPVIGRDDEIRRCIQILSRRTKNNPVLIGEPGVGKTAISEGLAQRIVQGDVPQALMNRRLISLDMGALIAGAKYRGEFEDRLKAVLKEVTESDGQTILFIDEIHTVVGAGATNGAMDAGNLLKPMLGRGELRCIGATTLDEYRKYIEKDPALERRFQQVYVDQPTVEDTISILRGLRERYELHHGVRISDSALVEAAILSDRYISGRFLPDKAIDLVDEAAAKLKMEITSKPTALDEINRSVLKLEMERLSLMNDTDKATKDRLNRLETELSLLKEKQAELTEQWEHEKSVMTRIQSIKEEIDRVNLEIQQAEREYDLNRAAELKYGSLNSLQRQLESAEKELDEYMNSGKSMLREEVSGNDIAEIVSKWTGIPVSKLQQSEREKLLYLEEVLHNRVVGQDPAVKAVAEAIQRSRAGLSDPHRPIASFMFMGPTGVGKTELAKALAAYLFNTEEALVRIDMSEYMEKHAVSRLIGAPPGYVGYEEGGQLTEIVRRRPYAVILFDEIEKAHADVFNVFLQILDDGRVTDSQGRTVSFTNTVIIMTSNVGSQYILNTDDDTVPKELAYETIKQRVMDAARSIFRPEFMNRVDEYIVFQPLDREQISSIVKLQLERVQKRIADRKMKIQVTDAAVQLLGNLGYDPNYGARPVKRVIQQNVENELAKGILRGEFKEEDAILIDTELTAFSNGQLPQQKLVFKKLAAESESTTQEDSSLEPFPQAP from the exons ATGGCCTCCACGACGTCGTTTTCTCTCTCCCACATCGCTGCCCCCTTCTCCTGTAACACTAACCGTGCTCGCTTTTCTCACCGCCGTTGTCCCTCCTTCTCCAAACCCATTCCCCTTAAGCCACTCCGATCGCTCCCCGTCAACAAAAGACACCCTTTTGCAAATGGGTTTTGGACAATTCGGAGAAATTCCTCACCTTTCACCGTTCGCTGTGAAGCTTCAAGTGGAAGG ATTACGCAGCAAGAGTTCACAGAGATGGCGTGGCAGGCGATAGTTTCGTCGCCGGAGGTGGCCAAAGAGAACAAGCATCAGATTGTGGAGTCAGAGCACTTGATGAAGGCTTTATTAGAGCAGAAGAATGGGCTTGCTCGTAGGATCTTTTCCAAGGTTGGGGTGGATAACACTCGTCTTCTAGAAGCTACTGAGAAGTACATTCAGCGGCAACCCAAG GTTCTAGGGGAATCGTCTGGTTCAATGTTGGGACGTGATTTGGAGGCATTGATTCAGAGAGCTAGGGACCACAAGAAAAAGTTCGGGGATTCATTTGTTTCAGTTGAGCACTTGGTTCTTGGTTTTACCCAAGATCAGCGATTTGGGAAGCAATTATTTAGAGATTTTCAAATATCTGAGCCGGCTTTAAAATCTGCAATAGAGTCCATTAGGGGGCCTCAGTCAGTTATTGATCAAG ATCCTGAAGGGAAGTATGAAGCCTTGGAAAAATATGGAAAAGATTTAACCGCAATGGCAAAAGCTGGAAAACTTGATCCAGTCATAGGAAGAGATGATGAAATACGCAGATGCATCCAAATTCTCTCCAGGAGGACAAAGAACAATCCTGTGCTCATTGGTGAGCCTGGTGTTGGAAAGACTGCCATTTCTGAAGG ACTAGCTCAGAGAATAGTGCAAGGCGATGTTCCTCAAGCTTTGATGAACCGTAGG CTTATATCGCTTGATATGGGTGCACTGATTGCTGGCGCAAAGTACAGGGGAGAATTTGAAGATAGGCTGAAAGCTGTGCTTAAAGAAGTAACAGAATCTGATGGTCAGACTATCCTTTTCATTGATGAGATTCATACGGTTGTTGGGGCAG GAGCTACAAACGGTGCTATGGATGCTGGTAATCTCTTAAAGCCTATGCTTGGCCGAGGTGAGCTTCGATGTATTGGTGCAACAACATTGGATGAGTATAGGAAGTATATTGAGAAGGACCCAGCTCTAGAGAGACGTTTCCAGCAAGTTTATGTTGACCAACCTACGGTTGAAGATACAATTTCAATACTAAGGGGACTGCGGGAAAGATATGAGCTACATCATGGAGTTCGAATTTCTGACAGCGCACTTGTGGAAGCTGCAATTCTCTCAGATCGATATATCAGTGGGAGATTTTTGCCAGACAAAG CTATTGATCTGGTTGATGAGGCAGCTGCCAAACTGAAAATGGAAATCACTTCTAAACCAACTGCACTTGACGAGATTAACCGGTCAGTCCTAAAACTGGAGATGGAAAGACTCTCTCTCATGAATGATACAGATAAGGCTACTAAAGATAGGCTGAATCGTCTTGAGACTGAGCTCTCTCTCTTAAAAGAGAAACAGGCTGAGCTGACTGAGCAGTGGGAGCATGAAAAGTCTGTAATGACTCGTATTCAATCAATCAAAGAAGAG ATAGACAGGGTGAATCTTGAGATCCAACAGGCGGAGCGGGAGTATGATCTGAATCGGGCGGCTGAATTAAAGTATGGCAGTCTAAACTCCTTACAACGACAACTTGAAAGTGCAGAGAAGGAATTAGATGAGTATATGAATTCAGGGAAGTCTATGCTTAGAGAGGAAGTTTCAGGAAATGATATTGCTGAAATTGTAAGCAAGTGGACTGGTATCCCTGTATCAAAGCTTCAACAATCAGAGAGGGAGAAGTTACTGTATTTGGAAGAAGTGCTTCATAACCGTGTTGTAGGTCAAGACCCTGCTGTTAAAGCAGTTGCTGAGGCTATCCAACGCTCAAGAGCAGGTCTTTCAGACCCCCATCGGCCAATTGCCAGCTTTATGTTTATGGGACCAACCGGTGTAGGAAAGACAGAGCTTGCTAAGGCACTTGCAGCCTACTTGTTCAACACTGAAGAAGCTCTTGTACGAATTGATATGAGTGAGTACATGGAAAAACATGCTGTTTCAAGATTGATTGGGGCTCCACCTGGATATGTTGGGTACGAAGAAGGAGGGCAACTTACTGAGATAGTTCGCCGCAGACCATATGCCGTTATTTTGTTTGATGAGATTGAGAAGGCACACGCGGATGTCTTCAATGTATTCCTTCAAATTTTGGATGATGGAAGAGTAACCGACTCACAAGGTCGTACAGTGAGTTTTACCAACACTGTTATCATTATGACCTCTAATGTTGGATCGCAGTATATTCTGAACACAGATGATGACACTGTGCCAAAAGAGTTGGCTTATGAAACCATAAAACAGCGAGTAATGGATGCTGCAAGATCCATCTTCCGCCCTGAGTTTATGAATAGAGTTGATGAATATATTGTTTTCCAGCCTCTAGACCGTGAGCAAATAAGTAGCATTGTCAAGTTACAG TTGGAGCGTGTGCAGAAGAGAATTGCAGATCGCAAGATGAAAATCCAAGTGACAGATGCTGCTGTCCAACTTCTTGGAAATTTGGGGTATGACCCCAATTATGGTGCTAGGCCAGTGAAACGAGTG
- the LOC114183688 gene encoding LYR motif-containing protein 4B, with protein MSASSTPSPAQILSLFRSLLRVARDFPDYNIREYTKRRTIDAFRQNASLSDPSSISSAYSHGKSQLGVVKRQAVVYSLYAPPLRSVMELQQVPF; from the coding sequence ATGAGTGCATCTTCTACTCCTTCACCCGCCCaaattctctctctcttccgTTCTCTCCTACGCGTCGCACGAGATTTCCCCGATTACAACATCAGGGAATACACCAAACGACGCACCATCGATGCGTTTCGGCAAAACGCCTCTCTGTCCGACCCCTCTTCGATTTCCTCCGCCTATTCCCACGGCAAGTCCCAGCTCGGCGTCGTCAAACGACAGGCCGTCGTGTACTCTCTCTACGCCCCTCCGCTCCGCAGCGTCATGGAACTCCAGCAAGTCCCTTTCTAG
- the LOC114182959 gene encoding BAG family molecular chaperone regulator 8, chloroplastic translates to MASHCHCHHHHQAPPPPPPTITATTTTTQCCCYHNPPNTCCTAPPPQHHLLHPIASFLSQPQPHPILPSPKNYTKSHTHHNLNLPTQNHHLQHQHQTHSAISSLLHRIESLESSLNHYTRHSLRHTAATVIQTHFRSFLVRRSRTLTQLKHLASIKSTFNALKSSCSSHAHVDFAALSLKAMNLLLELDSIEGCDPMIVDGKRSISRDLVRFLDSIEEVALRKHVLYVREAKTVRSGKKVQTPRNAGDDERRKLLNNLRDRVEKLSRLCKVSANDEEDSESEEGIHDDGVTNVLIGGSSEVSAKKNGVFLGKRGVQAGVKKSVRFAENGNIREVYSRDVRCSDGSCSSSDEQGEVLDNVSGAVEDDGVNSYQGADEEEEVLVMESGRFLENEEKEQLHAHQEKLMYSAPLPLKMENRSGVKKSKGVKILT, encoded by the exons ATGGCCTCTCACTGCCActgtcaccaccaccaccaagctcctcctcctcctcctcccacCATCacagccaccaccaccaccacccaaTGCTGCTGCTACCACAACCCACCTAACACCTGTTGCACAGCCCCGCCACCCCAACACCACCTTCTGCACCCCATTGCATCATTCCTCTCTCAACCCCAACCTCACCCTATTCTTCCTTCCCCAAAAAACTACACCAAATCTCACACTCACCACAACCTTAACCTCCCCACCCAAAACCACCACCTTCAACACCAACACCAAACTCATTCCGCTATCTCATCTCTCCTTCACCGCATCGAATCCCTCGAGTCCTCTCTCAATCACTACACCCGCCACTCCCTCCGACACACCGCGGCCACCGTCATTCAAACCCATTTTCGCTCCTTCCTTGTTCGCAGATCAAGAACCCTAACCCAACTCAAACACCTCGCTTCCATCAAATCCACATTCAACGCTCTCAAATCCTCCTGTTCCAGCCATGCCCATGTCGATTTCGCAGCCCTTTCTCTCAAAGCCATGAACTTGCTCCTCGAACTCGATTCCATTGAG GGTTGTGATCCGATGATTGTAGATGGGAAAAGGTCGATCAGCAGAGATTTGGTTCGGTTTTTGGACTCAATTGAAGAGGTTGCTTTGAGAAAGCACGTGCTTTATGTTAGAGAAGCAAAGACTGTGAGGTCTGGTAAGAAAGTTCAAACACCGAGAAATGCAGGTGATGACGAAAGGAGGAAGCTGCTGAATAATTTGAGGGATAGGGTTGAAAAGCTTAGTAGATTATGTAAGGTTTCTGctaatgatgaagaagattccGAGTCTGAGGAGGGCATTCATGATGATGGGGTGACCAATGTTTTGATTGGTGGAAGTAGTGAGGTGTCTGCAAAGAAAAATGGCGTCTTCCTTGGGAAGCGAGGAGTTCAAGCTGGAGTGAAGAAGAGTGTGAGGTTTGCTGAAAATGGGAATATTCGTGAGGTTTATAGTAGGGATGTAAGATGTTCCGATGGAAGTTGTTCATCTAGTGATGAGCAAGGAGAGGTTTTGGATAATGTGAGTGGTGCAGTTGAGGATGATGGTGTAAATTCTTATCAGGGTGCTGATGAGGAGGAGGAAGTGTTGGTGATGGAGAGTGGAAGGTTTCTGGAAAATGAGGAGAAAGAGCAGCTTCATGCGCACCAAGAAAAGCTCATGTACTCTGCTCCTTTGCCACTTAAGATGGAAAATAGAAGTGGTGTGAAGAAGAGTAAAGGTGTGAAGATTTTGACGTGA
- the LOC114185007 gene encoding membrane-anchored ubiquitin-fold protein 2: MAGNQDQFEIKFRLTDGSDIGPKSFPAATSIATLKESVLAQWPKDKENGPRTIKDVKLISAGKILENNRTVGECQSPLCDTPDTVTTMHVVVQHPATEKEKKAASKATQNKCMCIIL, encoded by the exons ATGGCTGGGAATCAAGATCAGTTTGAGATCAAGTTTCGGTTGACTGATGGCTCTGATATTGGCCCCAAAAGTTTTCCTGCAGCTACCAGTATTGCAACATTAAAGGAGAGTGTTCTTGCTCAGTGGCCAAAAG acAAGGAGAATGGGCCAAGGACCATAAAAGATGTGAAGTTGATCAGTGCAGGAAAAATATTGGAGAACAACAGAACAGTTGGTGAATGCCAGAGCCCATTATGTGATACTCCTGATACAGTTACGACAATGCATGTGGTCGTCCAACATCCTGCTACAGAGAAAG AGAAGAAAGCTGCAAGCAAAGCAACACAGAACAAATGCATGTGTATTATCTTATAG
- the LOC114185188 gene encoding probable galacturonosyltransferase 14 yields the protein MQLHFSPSMRSITISSSNNNGFIDLMKIKVAARHISYRTLFHTILILAFLLPFVFILTALVTLEGVNKCSSFDCLGRRLGPRLLGRVDDSGRLVRDFYKILNEVKAGEIPPDLKLPDSFDQLVSDMKNNQYDAKTFAIMLRGMMEKLEREIRESKFAELMNKHFAASSIPKGIHCLSLRLTDEYSSNAHARKQLPPPELLPLLSDNSHHHFILSTDNILAASVVVTSAVQSSLKPEKIVFHVITDKKTYAGMHSWFALNPVNPAVIEIKGIHQFDWLTRENVPVLEAVENQNGIRNYYHGNHLAGANLSDTSPRKFASKLQARSPKYISLLNHLRIYLPELFPNLDKVVFLDDDVVIQRDLSPLWEIDLEGKVNGAVETCRGEDDWVMSKHFRNYFNFSHPLIARNLDPDECAWAYGMNIFDLRAWRRTNIRETYHSWLKENLKSNLTMWKLGTLPPALIAFKGLVHPIDPSWHMLGLGYQNNTNIESVKKAAVIHYNGQSKPWLQIGFEHLRPFWTKYVNYSNDFLRNCHILES from the exons ATGCAGCTTCACTTCTCGCCGAGCATGAGAAGCATCACGATATCGAGCAGCAACAACAATGGGTTTATTGACTTGATGAAGATCAAGGTCGCAGCTCGCCACATTTCCTATCGAACCCTCTTCCACACCATCCTCATCCTCGCTTTCTTGTTGCCTTTTGTCTTCATTCTCACCGCTCTCGTCACCCTCGAAGGTGTCAACAAGTGCTCCTCCTTTG ATTGCTTAGGTAGGCGGTTGGGGCCAAGGCTTCTTGGTAGGGTTGACGATTCAGGg AGACTAGTTAGAGATTTTTACAAGATTCTTAACGAAGTGAAGGCTGGGGAAATTCCACCTGATCTAAAGCTGCCAGATTCTTTTGATCAACTGGTTTCTGATATGAAGAACAATCAGTATGATGCAAAAACTTTTGCGATCATGCTAAGGGGAATG ATGGAAAAACTTGAGAGAGAAATCAGAGAGTCTAAATTTGCAGAGCTGATGAATAAACACTTTGCTGCAAGTTCTATCCCTAAAGGGATTCATTGTCTGTCTTTGCGTCTGACTGATGAATATTCATCAAATGCCCATGCACGCAAACAATTGCCTCCTCCAGAGTTACTTCCTTTACTCTCTGACAACTCGCACCACCATTTTATTCTGTCTACTGATAACATCTTGGCTGCTTCAGTAGTTGTTACTTCAGCTGTTCAATCGTCTCTGAAACCAGAGAAAATAGTCTTCCATGTGATCACTGATAAAAAAACTTATGCGGGTATGCACTCATGGTTTGCACTGAATCCAGTCAACCCTGCTGTAATTGAAATCAAAGGAATTCACCAATTTGACTGGTTAACTAGAGAGAATGTCCCAGTACTTGAAGCTGTAGAAAATCAAAACGGGATCAGGAATTACTACCATGGGAATCATCTAGCAGGAGCCAATCTCAGTGATACTAGTCCACGTAAATTTGCATCTAAATTGCAGGCGAGAAGTCCGAAGTACATATCTTTACTCAACCACCTCCGCATATACTTACCAGAG CTTTTCCCAAACCTTGACAAGGTGGTGTTTTTGGATGATGATGTGGTAATTCAACGTGACTTGTCTCCACTTTGGGAAATTGACCTGGAAGGAAAAGTTAATGGAGCTGTGGAAACTTGCAGAGGTGAGGACGACTGGGTCATGTCTAAGCATTTTAGGAACTACTTCAATTTTTCTCATCCCCTAATTGCAAGGAATTTGGATCCTGATGAGTGTGCATGGGCTTATGGAATGAATATCTTTGATCTGCGTGCATGGAGAAGAACTAATATAAGAGAGACATACCATTCTTGGCTGAAAGAG AATCTGAAGTCAAACCTGACAATGTGGAAGCTTGGAACGCTGCCTCCTGCTTTGATTGCATTTAAAGGTCTTGTTCACCCAATTGATCCCTCATGGCACATGCTTGGATTGGGTTATCAGAACAATACCAATATTGAGAGTGTGAAAAAGGCTGCTGTTATTCACTACAATGGTCAGTCAAAACCTTGGTTGCAAATTGGGTTTGAACATCTTCGGCCATTTTGGACCAAATATGTCAATTATTCTAATGATTTTTTGAGGAACTGTCATATCCTGGAATCATAG